A genomic stretch from Nocardia wallacei includes:
- the glmM gene encoding phosphoglucosamine mutase: MGRLFGTDGVRGLANESLSPELALHVSAAAAQVLGRGKRRAVAVVGRDPRASGEMLEAAVTAGLTAAGVDVLSVGVLPTPAVAYLTAAYDACLGVMISASHNPMPDNGIKIFAAGGHKLDDAVEDRIEELVREQAFVRPTGAGLGRILSQSGVDGHVDDHYSLHGTHERYVEHLVEATGRDLSGLTVVVDCAHGAASDVGPAAYREAGARVVAINAEPNGLNINDRCGSTHLDQVQRAVREHGADLGLAHDGDADRCLAVDAAGAVVDGDAIMAILAVAMHEAGELAHETLVATVMSNLGLHIAMREAGITVRTTGVGDRYVLEELRRGGYTLGGEQSGHVVFPKFGTTGDGVLTGLKLMARMAETGRGLDDLASLVRTVPQVLINVPVSDRAAVAAAPEIRDAVTEAERILGESGRVLLRPSGTEQLVRVMVEATDPDRARELADDLAKRVAAI; the protein is encoded by the coding sequence ATGGGACGTTTGTTCGGCACCGACGGAGTCCGTGGGCTTGCCAACGAGTCGTTGAGTCCGGAACTGGCGCTACATGTTTCGGCCGCGGCGGCGCAGGTCCTCGGACGTGGCAAGCGCCGCGCGGTGGCGGTGGTCGGCCGCGATCCGCGCGCCAGCGGCGAGATGCTGGAGGCCGCGGTCACCGCGGGTCTCACCGCCGCCGGGGTGGACGTGCTCTCGGTCGGGGTGCTGCCGACACCGGCGGTCGCCTACCTGACCGCCGCGTACGACGCATGCCTGGGCGTGATGATCTCCGCCTCGCACAATCCGATGCCCGACAACGGCATCAAGATCTTCGCCGCGGGCGGTCACAAGCTCGACGACGCCGTGGAGGACCGCATCGAGGAACTGGTGCGCGAGCAGGCCTTCGTGCGCCCGACCGGGGCGGGGCTGGGCCGCATCCTGAGCCAGTCCGGCGTCGACGGTCACGTGGACGATCACTACAGCCTGCACGGCACCCACGAACGCTATGTCGAGCATCTGGTGGAGGCGACCGGCCGCGACCTGAGCGGGCTGACGGTCGTGGTGGACTGCGCGCACGGCGCGGCCTCCGATGTGGGCCCGGCGGCCTACCGCGAGGCGGGCGCGCGGGTCGTCGCGATCAACGCCGAGCCGAACGGCCTGAACATCAACGACCGCTGCGGCTCCACGCATCTGGACCAGGTCCAGCGCGCGGTCCGTGAGCACGGCGCCGATCTCGGTCTGGCGCACGACGGCGACGCCGACCGCTGCCTGGCCGTCGACGCCGCGGGCGCGGTGGTCGACGGCGACGCGATCATGGCGATCCTCGCGGTGGCCATGCACGAGGCCGGCGAACTCGCCCACGAGACTCTCGTCGCGACCGTGATGAGCAATCTCGGCCTGCACATCGCGATGCGCGAGGCCGGAATCACGGTGCGCACCACCGGCGTCGGCGACCGGTACGTGCTGGAGGAGTTGCGCCGCGGCGGCTACACCCTCGGCGGCGAGCAGTCCGGGCACGTGGTCTTCCCGAAGTTCGGCACCACCGGCGACGGCGTGCTGACGGGTCTGAAGCTGATGGCCCGCATGGCCGAGACCGGCCGCGGCCTCGACGACCTCGCGAGCTTGGTCCGGACCGTACCGCAGGTACTGATCAATGTGCCCGTGTCGGACCGCGCCGCCGTCGCCGCGGCCCCCGAGATCCGCGACGCCGTCACCGAGGCCGAACGCATCCTCGGCGAGTCCGGGCGAGTCCTGCTGCGGCCCAGCGGAACCGAGCAGCTGGTGCGCGTGATGGTCGAGGCCACCGATCCCGATCGGGCCCGCGAGCTCGCCGACGATCTCGCCAAGCGGGTAGCCGCCATCTGA
- the rpsI gene encoding 30S ribosomal protein S9, whose product MTAPEEFNEEYVEEAPAEVVEDGAGYEEAFEATVAPALIDRPVQTVGRRKEAVVRVRLVPGSGNFVLNGRTIEDYFPNKVHQQLVKSPLVTVERTENFDVYARLVGGGPSGQAGALRLAIARALIEVTPDDRPALKRAGFLTRDPRATERKKYGLKKARKAPQYSKR is encoded by the coding sequence GTGACCGCTCCTGAGGAATTCAACGAAGAGTACGTCGAGGAGGCCCCGGCCGAGGTCGTCGAGGACGGCGCCGGTTACGAGGAGGCATTCGAGGCCACCGTCGCCCCGGCCCTCATCGACCGCCCGGTGCAGACCGTCGGCCGTCGCAAGGAGGCCGTGGTCCGCGTCCGCCTGGTGCCCGGCTCCGGCAACTTCGTGCTGAACGGCCGCACCATCGAGGACTACTTCCCGAACAAGGTGCACCAGCAGCTGGTGAAGTCCCCGCTGGTCACCGTCGAGCGCACGGAGAACTTCGACGTGTACGCCCGCCTGGTCGGCGGCGGCCCGTCGGGTCAGGCCGGTGCGCTGCGGCTGGCCATCGCCCGCGCCCTGATCGAGGTCACCCCGGACGACCGTCCGGCCCTGAAGCGGGCGGGCTTCCTGACCCGTGACCCGCGCGCCACCGAGCGCAAGAAGTACGGCCTGAAGAAGGCCCGCAAGGCTCCGCAGTACTCGAAGCGCTGA